A genomic segment from Desulfurella amilsii encodes:
- a CDS encoding PadR family transcriptional regulator, whose translation MKGEKSEVKSMVKIKRWCENYPAERPPRFLRAFMLYILTQGPKHGFKIIEALQDMGIKYEDVGDFGYIYKTLNAMEKDQLIISSCDINDKGRGNYKKIYTLTDKGKSELKLWILSLTNLKESLESFLQACNNIDKESL comes from the coding sequence ATGAAAGGTGAAAAAAGTGAAGTAAAATCAATGGTTAAAATTAAGCGATGGTGTGAAAACTATCCCGCCGAACGCCCGCCAAGATTTTTAAGGGCTTTTATGCTCTATATTCTAACACAAGGTCCCAAACATGGTTTTAAAATTATAGAAGCACTTCAAGATATGGGTATAAAGTACGAAGATGTAGGAGACTTTGGTTATATTTATAAGACACTTAACGCAATGGAAAAAGATCAGCTTATTATTTCATCTTGCGATATTAACGATAAAGGCAGGGGAAATTACAAAAAAATCTATACGCTAACAGACAAGGGCAAATCTGAGCTGAAGTTATGGATTCTGTCGTTAACAAACTTAAAAGAAAGCTTGGAAAGCTTTTTACAAGCATGCAACAATATTGATAAGGAGAGCTTATGA
- a CDS encoding EAL domain-containing protein produces MKEKLFKKLPIIIYESIVKIKDESVEILSIDLLDSNYIEALTGYTKEELSSPNLWFSKIHEEDKPTVLKKLSLLETSESTSFTYRFLTKNGSYLYLKNNVYITEKNDNVYKNIGFVENLTDLFDLQVQSQESLELFKVLSIKSPVGIYMLGKDSYIYANQKTLDILGYTFDEIKHIKPIDLFYNEKERVKINEILQRRFRGEKFSINYSEIKMLKKDKSIIYANLFANTIKYKNEYVAFGVIIDITEQKLIEKLYFALKEINRLITLENSEDKLLMSICRILVEKLDFGLVSVGYIDAAKNFVVKYANAQNEAILSDFKTLKISTDINTDFGLGVVSRAFNSGAISIVSNVKKDSGLHFWSSYFKKHSILSACAIPILLYGKVQYVILLHSKIANQFREKYLDILKEIQSDISFALQKIKDEQHRVMLDEAIWSSSEWVVITGADGTIEYANKTVSDISGYEAQELIGKKPSVFKSGYHSNDFYKNLWDNLLSGKSYNCSFINKNKNGKLFYLSSLIIPVKINDKVSRFVDLARDITKETKHLQTIENLSSIYATLSEINQLLIYETNEEVIFDKITKILVEYAKFKIAYVALVNYDNDFYIKASNIENPSYKSFLDFVSKQFSILKTLDKDKLYSFPFFKSFKNKRVYIINDASTKALGPFNAEAAKIGIHSCCFLPIIKNSKSIGVIVALSDKINFFNKSIFDLLKEITLDINYALDNLENQRWRNIVMLAIDKNENLIGVMDKDFNIVYVNEAVEKITGFKKDEVIGKHHSIFSSKTHSREFAKNFYNTLKSGKIFSDIITYKTKNETFFNALVSIVPFIEDNQIKYYVIIAKDISREKSLYEKINYLTNFDMTTGLPNRQAFLDYIERFLKRAEIENKIGAVVVINPINFGNINKAYGFELGNQILQAIAKRLGKTVRQIDIVAKLESDKFAVLLKDLSFEEDSLVLMVNIIRVLSDDYNINGNTVKLSFNAGVSLYPKDSKSSKTLLEKAEIAVVDAKEKGEGALGFYRQEVEASAKERLDLRYNLTKAITNREFLVYYQPYFEVKSKKIIGAESLLRWKKDNKIIPPLEFIPFLEETGLILNVEDWIKNEVARDISLRKHKIPISINISPISFKQRHFVNEIVSIIQANLIDPSLIIIEMVERTFVENLPYYKVLFNELKSHNIKLSLDDFGTGYSSLSYLSELPFDYIKIDISFVKKMLFDLKAKSIVETIIYLAHNLGIKTIAEGVETTEQLSMLEQLGCDAVQGFLLSMPLTKEEFDHLIGD; encoded by the coding sequence ATGAAAGAGAAGTTGTTTAAAAAATTACCCATAATTATTTATGAATCTATAGTCAAAATAAAAGACGAAAGTGTAGAAATATTAAGCATTGATTTACTAGATAGCAATTATATTGAAGCCTTAACGGGCTATACAAAAGAAGAGCTATCAAGCCCAAACTTATGGTTCAGCAAAATCCACGAAGAAGATAAACCAACAGTTTTAAAAAAATTGTCACTTTTAGAGACAAGCGAATCAACAAGTTTCACCTATAGGTTTTTGACTAAAAATGGCTCTTATTTATACCTAAAAAACAATGTTTATATAACTGAAAAAAATGATAATGTCTATAAAAATATTGGTTTTGTAGAGAATTTAACGGATCTATTTGATTTGCAAGTGCAGTCGCAAGAATCATTAGAGCTATTCAAAGTATTGTCTATAAAATCGCCTGTTGGGATTTATATGCTTGGCAAAGATTCCTATATTTATGCAAATCAAAAGACACTGGATATATTGGGGTATACTTTTGATGAAATCAAACATATAAAGCCTATTGATTTATTCTATAATGAAAAAGAGAGAGTTAAGATAAACGAAATTTTACAAAGACGCTTTAGAGGGGAAAAGTTTTCTATTAATTACAGCGAAATAAAGATGCTAAAAAAAGACAAAAGCATCATTTATGCCAATTTGTTTGCAAACACAATCAAATACAAAAACGAGTACGTTGCATTTGGTGTCATTATAGACATAACAGAACAAAAATTAATCGAAAAGCTATATTTTGCATTAAAAGAGATAAATAGATTGATTACGCTTGAAAATAGTGAAGATAAATTGTTGATGTCTATCTGCAGGATTTTAGTTGAAAAATTGGATTTTGGTCTTGTAAGCGTAGGCTATATTGATGCAGCAAAAAATTTTGTCGTAAAATACGCAAATGCTCAAAATGAAGCAATTTTAAGTGACTTTAAAACTTTAAAAATCTCTACAGATATAAACACTGATTTTGGCCTTGGTGTAGTGTCAAGAGCGTTTAATTCTGGTGCTATCTCAATAGTGTCTAATGTAAAAAAAGACTCTGGTCTGCATTTTTGGAGTAGCTACTTTAAAAAACACAGCATTCTATCTGCTTGCGCGATACCAATCTTATTATATGGTAAGGTTCAATATGTTATACTTTTACACTCAAAAATTGCAAATCAATTTAGAGAAAAGTATTTAGATATATTGAAAGAAATACAATCCGATATTAGTTTTGCTCTCCAAAAAATAAAAGATGAGCAACACAGGGTTATGCTGGATGAAGCCATTTGGTCATCTTCTGAATGGGTTGTGATAACAGGTGCTGATGGGACAATTGAGTATGCAAATAAAACAGTAAGCGATATATCGGGTTATGAGGCGCAAGAATTAATAGGCAAAAAGCCTTCTGTTTTTAAATCGGGCTACCACAGTAATGATTTTTATAAAAATTTGTGGGATAATTTATTAAGTGGAAAGAGTTATAATTGCTCTTTTATAAATAAAAATAAAAATGGGAAGCTATTTTACCTTAGTTCTTTAATTATACCTGTAAAAATCAATGACAAAGTAAGCCGATTTGTTGATCTAGCGCGCGATATCACGAAAGAAACAAAGCACCTTCAAACTATAGAAAATTTATCAAGCATATATGCGACTTTATCTGAAATTAACCAATTGCTCATATACGAAACAAATGAAGAAGTGATATTTGATAAAATAACAAAAATTCTTGTTGAGTACGCAAAGTTTAAGATTGCCTATGTGGCGCTTGTTAATTATGACAATGATTTTTATATAAAAGCCTCAAACATAGAAAATCCGAGTTACAAGAGCTTTTTAGATTTTGTATCTAAACAGTTTAGCATTTTAAAAACACTGGATAAAGACAAATTGTATAGCTTTCCTTTTTTTAAATCTTTTAAAAATAAGCGCGTTTACATTATAAACGATGCAAGCACAAAGGCCTTGGGACCGTTTAATGCTGAAGCTGCAAAAATTGGCATACATTCATGCTGCTTTCTGCCTATTATTAAAAATAGCAAATCAATTGGTGTTATCGTAGCTTTGTCTGATAAAATAAACTTTTTTAACAAAAGCATATTTGACTTGCTAAAGGAAATAACTTTGGATATCAACTATGCGCTCGATAACTTAGAAAATCAACGCTGGCGCAATATTGTTATGCTTGCAATAGATAAAAATGAAAATTTAATAGGTGTGATGGATAAGGACTTTAATATTGTGTATGTCAACGAAGCAGTTGAAAAGATTACGGGTTTTAAAAAAGATGAAGTTATTGGTAAGCATCATTCTATTTTTAGCTCAAAAACTCACAGCAGGGAATTTGCAAAAAATTTTTATAACACTTTAAAATCAGGAAAGATTTTTTCTGATATTATTACTTACAAAACAAAAAATGAAACTTTTTTCAATGCGCTTGTTAGCATAGTGCCCTTTATTGAAGACAATCAAATAAAGTATTATGTAATCATAGCAAAAGACATATCAAGAGAAAAATCATTGTACGAGAAAATAAACTATTTAACAAACTTTGATATGACTACTGGTTTACCGAACCGTCAGGCTTTTCTTGATTACATCGAAAGGTTTCTAAAGCGTGCAGAAATTGAAAACAAAATAGGTGCAGTTGTTGTTATAAACCCAATAAATTTTGGCAATATAAACAAAGCTTATGGCTTTGAGTTGGGAAATCAAATACTTCAAGCAATCGCTAAGAGATTGGGCAAAACTGTTAGACAGATTGATATAGTAGCCAAATTAGAATCAGATAAGTTTGCGGTTTTATTGAAAGACCTTTCGTTTGAAGAGGATAGTTTAGTATTAATGGTAAATATTATAAGGGTGCTTTCTGATGATTACAATATAAATGGTAATACAGTAAAACTTTCGTTTAACGCTGGGGTAAGTTTGTACCCAAAAGACTCTAAAAGTTCGAAAACGCTTTTAGAAAAAGCAGAGATTGCGGTAGTAGATGCAAAAGAAAAGGGAGAAGGTGCGCTTGGGTTTTACAGGCAGGAAGTTGAAGCGAGTGCTAAAGAAAGGCTTGATTTAAGATACAATTTAACCAAAGCAATTACAAACAGAGAATTCTTGGTTTATTACCAGCCCTACTTTGAGGTAAAAAGCAAAAAAATTATAGGCGCAGAAAGCTTGCTTAGGTGGAAAAAAGACAATAAAATTATTCCACCTCTTGAGTTTATACCATTTTTGGAAGAAACAGGCCTTATTTTGAATGTTGAGGATTGGATAAAAAACGAAGTGGCGCGCGATATTAGTTTGAGAAAACATAAAATACCTATTTCCATTAATATTTCACCTATTAGTTTTAAACAACGCCATTTTGTAAATGAAATTGTATCTATAATTCAAGCAAATTTAATTGATCCTTCTCTAATAATCATTGAGATGGTTGAGCGCACATTTGTAGAAAACTTGCCTTATTACAAAGTATTGTTCAATGAACTAAAAAGTCACAATATAAAGCTTTCTTTGGATGATTTTGGGACGGGTTATTCTTCCTTATCTTATTTGAGTGAGTTGCCGTTTGACTATATCAAGATTGATATATCATTTGTTAAAAAGATGCTTTTTGACTTAAAGGCAAAATCTATAGTCGAAACCATAATTTATTTAGCGCATAATTTAGGAATAAAAACAATTGCAGAAGGTGTAGAAACTACAGAACAACTTAGTATGTTAGAGCAATTAGGTTGTGACGCAGTCCAGGGATTTTTGCTATCTATGCCGCTTACCAAAGAAGAATTTGATCATTTAATAGGAGATTAA
- the moaC gene encoding cyclic pyranopterin monophosphate synthase MoaC — translation MKFTHFNEQNKPTMVDVSIKEPTLRIALAQAVVKLSKQAYLAVKEGTVKKGDVLAVASVAGIMGAKQTPHLIPMCHPLNLDQINIDFELNDEDNTIRVISTAKITAKTGVEMESLCACSIAALTIYDMCKSIDKSIEITDIYLLKKSGGKSGEFERKT, via the coding sequence ATGAAATTTACACATTTTAACGAACAAAATAAGCCTACTATGGTAGATGTATCCATTAAAGAGCCAACGCTAAGGATAGCTTTAGCACAAGCAGTTGTAAAGCTCTCAAAGCAGGCTTACCTTGCAGTAAAAGAAGGTACAGTTAAAAAAGGCGATGTGTTGGCTGTAGCAAGTGTTGCTGGTATAATGGGCGCAAAACAAACACCTCATTTAATACCAATGTGTCATCCATTAAACCTAGATCAAATCAATATTGACTTTGAGCTAAACGATGAAGATAATACTATCAGGGTAATTTCTACAGCTAAGATAACAGCCAAAACCGGTGTTGAGATGGAAAGCCTATGCGCTTGTTCAATTGCTGCACTTACCATTTACGATATGTGTAAGTCTATTGATAAATCTATTGAAATAACAGATATTTATTTACTCAAAAAAAGTGGTGGCAAATCAGGCGAATTCGAAAGAAAAACCTAG
- the moaA gene encoding GTP 3',8-cyclase MoaA: MEQLIDPFGRKIDYLRISVTDRCNYRCVYCMPLEGVAFKDMSEILTYEEIALFAKAAYDLGVRKIKLTGGEPLVRKHIYKLVEMLRNIGYNDISLTTNGSLLKNYARLLKDSGLSRVTVSLDTLDKQKFREITRFGSIDDVIRGFDELDKVGFVNTKINSVIMRTYNIDCVESLLEFALLRKYEIRFIEYMPTDFNEDFKANFIPIDEIKNIIQKNYLLKSTNYKTNGPSQYCEVENTRIGFITPLSHNFCAFCNRIRLSSDGNLILCLGHDIRINFKAVLRQGSLDQTKELLKNSVLKKPKQHQLLTTNIHQSFSNLGG; this comes from the coding sequence GTGGAACAGTTAATTGATCCCTTTGGCAGAAAAATTGATTATCTAAGAATATCTGTTACAGATAGATGCAACTATAGGTGCGTGTACTGTATGCCACTTGAAGGTGTAGCATTTAAGGATATGAGCGAGATTTTGACTTATGAAGAGATTGCTTTGTTTGCAAAGGCTGCATATGATCTTGGTGTTAGAAAAATTAAATTAACGGGCGGTGAGCCTTTAGTTAGAAAGCACATATACAAGCTTGTAGAAATGTTAAGAAATATAGGCTACAACGACATATCTCTAACTACAAATGGCAGTTTGCTCAAGAATTATGCAAGATTATTAAAAGATAGTGGTTTATCAAGAGTTACTGTAAGTCTCGATACTTTAGATAAACAAAAATTTAGAGAGATAACCAGATTTGGCAGCATTGATGATGTTATAAGGGGTTTTGATGAGCTTGATAAGGTAGGTTTTGTTAATACAAAAATTAATAGCGTTATTATGCGCACATACAATATTGACTGCGTAGAAAGCTTGCTTGAATTTGCACTGTTGCGCAAGTATGAAATAAGGTTTATAGAGTATATGCCGACAGATTTTAATGAAGATTTTAAAGCAAATTTTATACCGATAGATGAAATAAAAAATATTATCCAAAAAAATTATTTATTAAAAAGTACAAACTATAAAACAAATGGTCCAAGCCAATACTGTGAAGTTGAAAATACACGCATTGGTTTTATTACACCACTTTCGCATAACTTTTGCGCTTTTTGTAATCGCATTAGACTATCTTCTGATGGCAACTTAATTTTGTGCCTTGGTCATGATATAAGAATCAACTTTAAAGCGGTTTTAAGGCAGGGCAGCTTAGATCAAACAAAGGAACTTTTAAAAAACTCTGTATTAAAAAAGCCCAAGCAGCACCAACTGCTTACGACAAACATTCATCAATCTTTTTCCAACCTTGGAGGATAA
- the thiE gene encoding thiamine phosphate synthase: MDLSKGFYGITMENDSIGTCKKLIDFGAKAIQYRAKNLPSKQMLYESLEIRELTKKANVLMIVNDRLDLALVVGADGVHVGQDDIPPSYLRKIVPKGFIIGLSTHSLDQVLSSEVDFVDYIGVGAVFKTSTKDAVVIGPDLAQQMVKSSKKPAYLIGGIKLSNIDSIKGIGAYGFTSITDVLYNDYGHFLEMLNKWNS; this comes from the coding sequence ATGGATTTATCAAAAGGCTTCTATGGCATAACAATGGAAAACGATAGCATTGGCACTTGTAAAAAATTGATAGATTTTGGCGCAAAAGCGATACAGTATAGGGCAAAAAATTTACCAAGCAAACAGATGCTTTATGAAAGCCTTGAAATACGAGAATTGACAAAAAAAGCAAATGTTTTAATGATTGTAAACGACAGGCTAGATTTAGCTTTAGTTGTTGGCGCAGATGGTGTGCATGTAGGCCAAGATGATATACCACCGTCTTATTTGAGAAAGATTGTCCCCAAAGGTTTCATTATTGGCTTATCAACGCACTCTCTAGATCAAGTATTAAGCAGCGAGGTTGATTTTGTTGATTATATTGGCGTTGGGGCTGTATTTAAAACAAGTACCAAAGATGCAGTGGTGATTGGACCAGATCTTGCACAGCAAATGGTAAAGTCTTCTAAAAAACCAGCCTATCTTATAGGAGGCATAAAATTATCCAATATTGATAGCATAAAAGGTATTGGTGCTTATGGCTTTACAAGCATAACGGATGTATTGTATAATGATTATGGGCATTTTTTGGAGATGTTAAATAAGTGGAACAGTTAA
- a CDS encoding D-glycero-alpha-D-manno-heptose-1,7-bisphosphate 7-phosphatase, producing MENLAVFLDRDGTIIRDPGYLKRFEDIKCLPNIKKSLKIFKQLGYKIIVITNQSGIARGYFSEDFVKKTHETINKRCLNLIDAFYFCPHLPEDNCACRKPKTALIDQAIADFNIKKEGSFVIGDKESDVELGLNAGIEPILILNGEGIKCKSNTKASYIFRNLYEVALWIYQKASMA from the coding sequence ATGGAAAACCTAGCGGTCTTTTTAGACAGGGATGGTACTATTATTAGGGATCCGGGCTATTTAAAACGTTTTGAAGACATCAAGTGTTTGCCAAACATAAAAAAATCTTTAAAAATATTCAAACAACTAGGCTATAAAATTATTGTAATTACAAATCAGTCAGGTATAGCAAGGGGCTATTTTAGTGAGGACTTTGTTAAAAAAACTCATGAGACAATAAATAAGCGTTGTCTTAATTTGATAGATGCATTTTATTTTTGCCCACATTTGCCAGAGGATAATTGCGCCTGTAGAAAGCCCAAAACAGCTCTAATTGATCAAGCAATTGCTGATTTTAATATAAAAAAAGAAGGCTCTTTTGTAATAGGGGATAAAGAATCAGATGTTGAACTTGGCTTAAACGCAGGTATCGAACCTATTTTGATACTAAACGGTGAAGGCATAAAGTGTAAATCAAACACTAAAGCTTCATATATATTTAGAAATTTATACGAGGTGGCGCTATGGATTTATCAAAAGGCTTCTATGGCATAA
- a CDS encoding lysophospholipid acyltransferase family protein, protein MKFIFKLLRVLPYCIVEGLLGIVAILMYFILTSRRKIGLKNIGLALGVDKAKAKKILFNTYLYFAKMVSLNIKHLGDKKFVEKHFKIQGLENFKEALSHSKGVLFTTAHFGNFEMLVCGFSILKQSISVMVRPLDNKALDRLVLDLRQSCGNKIISSRLSTFDFLKMLQNGQTVGILADQYGGSKGLEVEFFGRSTKSSESIALFSYKNKTPILPAYLKEEGKTYTIVIQKPIYPTDEPFKQALHTIMRSIYAEFEDWIKKEPTKYLWMHNRWKT, encoded by the coding sequence ATGAAATTTATTTTTAAATTATTAAGAGTTCTACCATACTGTATAGTAGAGGGTTTGTTAGGTATTGTGGCTATTTTAATGTATTTTATTTTGACAAGCAGACGAAAAATTGGTTTAAAAAATATTGGATTAGCCTTAGGGGTTGATAAAGCTAAAGCAAAAAAGATACTTTTTAATACTTATCTTTATTTTGCAAAGATGGTTTCGCTAAATATCAAACATTTAGGTGATAAAAAATTCGTAGAGAAACACTTTAAAATACAGGGTCTGGAAAATTTTAAAGAAGCTTTATCACACAGCAAAGGCGTATTGTTTACTACAGCACATTTTGGTAATTTTGAGATGCTTGTGTGTGGATTTTCTATACTAAAACAGTCTATCAGTGTAATGGTAAGGCCGCTTGACAATAAAGCCTTAGATAGACTTGTTTTAGATCTAAGGCAATCTTGCGGGAATAAGATTATTTCATCAAGACTCTCAACGTTTGATTTTCTTAAAATGCTTCAAAATGGGCAGACAGTGGGCATATTGGCAGACCAATACGGAGGCTCTAAAGGCTTAGAGGTAGAGTTTTTTGGTAGAAGCACAAAATCTTCAGAAAGCATAGCCCTGTTTTCTTACAAAAACAAAACGCCTATTTTACCTGCTTATTTGAAAGAAGAAGGCAAAACATACACGATTGTAATTCAAAAACCCATTTATCCCACAGATGAGCCGTTTAAACAAGCTTTGCACACGATTATGCGCAGTATTTATGCAGAATTTGAGGATTGGATTAAAAAAGAGCCTACAAAATACTTATGGATGCACAATAGATGGAAAACCTAG
- a CDS encoding glycosyltransferase — protein sequence MNILQIEPAFSLSGGANQVVLNTKELIKRGHKVYLATLKDSYVYRQLGSYCEIIEIDEDNSLAAKTIRNFLQKEYIDIIHTHHPKGHAVGLKSVSFIKKEKLVVQRGVIFTPQNFFKYLNPKIDAYVANAKAVERSLRKIFVSKKKIHVIYSAIDEESLEAVDKKTARDYLGLDGFVFGVIANYSSYKGHDLLLCAFALSKLEAKLALIGKDTHSLLDKCKKFGISDKVKTYGLVENAGRFMSAFDYLVVPSLKEALSNVIIEAFFRKIPVIGTSIGAIPELLENNRGILAQPTKEGLLKALNKAYMSKDNSFVDNAYQFAINNLTIVKKIDKLEKLYERLISK from the coding sequence ATGAATATCTTACAAATTGAACCTGCCTTTTCACTTTCTGGCGGTGCTAATCAAGTTGTGCTAAACACTAAAGAACTTATCAAAAGAGGCCATAAGGTTTATCTTGCAACGCTTAAAGATTCATACGTATATAGGCAGCTTGGTTCTTACTGTGAAATCATTGAGATTGATGAAGACAACTCTTTGGCTGCTAAAACCATTAGAAATTTTTTGCAAAAAGAGTATATTGATATTATCCATACACACCACCCCAAAGGCCATGCAGTAGGTTTGAAGTCTGTTTCGTTTATCAAAAAAGAAAAGCTGGTAGTCCAGCGCGGCGTTATTTTTACACCGCAGAATTTTTTTAAATACCTAAACCCAAAAATCGATGCGTATGTAGCAAACGCTAAAGCGGTAGAGCGCTCTTTGAGAAAAATTTTTGTGAGTAAAAAGAAAATTCATGTAATATACAGTGCTATAGATGAAGAATCTCTTGAAGCTGTAGACAAAAAGACTGCAAGGGATTATTTAGGACTGGATGGTTTTGTATTTGGTGTTATTGCTAATTATTCTAGCTACAAGGGTCACGATTTGTTGCTTTGCGCTTTTGCATTATCAAAACTTGAAGCAAAACTTGCACTAATTGGTAAAGATACACATAGTCTTTTGGATAAATGCAAAAAATTTGGCATATCAGATAAGGTTAAAACATATGGTTTAGTTGAAAACGCTGGTAGGTTTATGAGCGCCTTTGATTATTTGGTTGTACCGTCTTTAAAAGAAGCACTATCGAATGTTATTATAGAAGCTTTTTTCAGGAAAATACCAGTTATTGGCACTAGTATTGGCGCTATACCAGAGCTACTTGAAAATAATAGGGGAATTTTGGCTCAGCCTACAAAAGAAGGTTTACTAAAGGCTTTAAATAAAGCTTATATGTCTAAAGACAATAGTTTTGTTGATAATGCTTATCAATTTGCAATTAATAATTTGACGATAGTAAAGAAAATAGACAAATTGGAAAAGTTATACGAAAGGCTTATTTCAAAATGA
- the mobB gene encoding molybdopterin-guanine dinucleotide biosynthesis protein B: MGYVLGVIGHSNVGKTTLIEHLIIELKKDKKIVGAIKHDAHDFKIDYKGKDTYKLKEAGASSVAISSKNKWALIQDVDTEKPLKSILSFFDYCDYVFIEGYKLEDIPKIEVYRSEFDYTPLVKSGIKNVILVVTDVAQEYFGVPTRYIDDYEGIVEFIKHHEHVSKMKK; this comes from the coding sequence ATGGGTTATGTTTTGGGTGTAATTGGGCATTCAAATGTTGGGAAAACTACTTTAATAGAGCATCTTATAATAGAATTAAAAAAAGATAAGAAGATCGTGGGTGCCATAAAACACGATGCTCACGATTTCAAGATAGACTACAAAGGTAAAGACACATACAAACTAAAAGAGGCTGGTGCCTCAAGCGTTGCCATTTCCTCTAAAAATAAGTGGGCACTAATTCAGGATGTTGATACAGAAAAACCGCTAAAATCAATTTTGTCTTTTTTTGATTACTGTGACTATGTTTTTATAGAGGGCTATAAGCTTGAAGATATACCAAAAATAGAAGTCTACAGAAGTGAGTTTGACTATACTCCACTTGTGAAAAGTGGTATAAAAAATGTAATTTTAGTAGTTACGGATGTAGCGCAAGAGTACTTTGGTGTACCTACAAGATACATTGATGACTATGAGGGTATTGTGGAGTTTATAAAGCACCATGAGCATGTTTCAAAGATGAAAAAATGA
- the lnt gene encoding apolipoprotein N-acyltransferase, with translation MWSKANLERLSFILTPILLILSFYYSFVSFFAFVPLFITLKSLKNTKVFANVLLITTVAFVPFFLFLYIGLLKGIYVYNHVPFFLAFFMYLGVCIYQLMYTFLPFYLVKKFNISFVLLPVFYISFEYLRSIVLYGDPIGNVSMFVYNMPFFIKDASWFGSYFVGLKLLFVNIAIYYLYNKKIKQPLIILGLIACLFFVVNLPPKNGSLNKTIALIQGNIPQSQKWDSAMLMNNLNVYINATIKTDADLVVWPESAYPFLFSPRDFDKFLGNYKTPIIFGAQTQRGYNYYNSAVFFNNEKFDYYDKHELVPFAEFIPLRKYLSFIPTVTKFGSFTHGKRFTLFDVNGLKTAAIICYEEDFEQIARTFKDLGTRLIVVITNDAWFSHTPTFHLFYRDDFYRAIENNIYIARCANTGFSMIVNPSGKMIASLKPYTVGILKAKITFNDEDATVFDGFGHYFTLINLIFTGILLLIFIFRKKKAA, from the coding sequence ATGTGGTCAAAAGCTAATCTAGAGCGTCTTAGTTTTATTTTAACGCCTATTTTACTTATCCTGTCATTTTATTATTCTTTCGTTTCTTTTTTTGCTTTTGTTCCACTCTTTATTACACTTAAATCTCTAAAAAATACCAAGGTATTTGCAAATGTGCTTTTGATTACAACTGTAGCTTTTGTGCCTTTTTTTTTATTTTTGTACATAGGGTTATTAAAAGGCATTTATGTTTACAACCATGTGCCGTTTTTTTTGGCTTTTTTTATGTATTTGGGCGTATGCATATACCAGCTAATGTATACGTTTTTGCCGTTTTATTTGGTAAAAAAATTTAATATTAGTTTTGTGCTTTTGCCTGTATTTTATATATCTTTTGAATATTTGCGCTCAATTGTACTCTATGGCGATCCCATTGGCAATGTCAGTATGTTTGTTTATAATATGCCATTTTTTATAAAGGATGCAAGCTGGTTTGGTTCGTATTTTGTTGGCTTGAAGCTGTTGTTTGTTAACATAGCAATATATTATTTGTATAATAAAAAAATAAAACAGCCTCTTATAATTTTAGGCTTAATTGCATGTTTGTTTTTTGTTGTTAATTTACCCCCAAAAAACGGTTCTCTTAATAAAACTATAGCTTTAATTCAAGGTAATATACCTCAGTCTCAAAAATGGGATAGTGCAATGCTAATGAATAATTTAAATGTTTATATAAATGCTACAATCAAAACAGATGCAGATCTTGTGGTATGGCCTGAAAGTGCTTATCCTTTTTTATTTAGTCCAAGAGACTTTGATAAGTTTTTGGGCAACTACAAAACGCCTATCATTTTTGGTGCACAAACTCAAAGGGGCTATAATTATTACAACTCCGCAGTTTTTTTCAACAATGAAAAATTTGACTATTATGATAAACATGAACTTGTGCCATTTGCTGAGTTTATTCCTCTTAGGAAGTATTTGAGCTTCATTCCCACTGTTACAAAGTTTGGCAGCTTTACGCATGGCAAAAGGTTTACGCTTTTTGATGTCAATGGCCTAAAGACCGCTGCGATCATCTGTTATGAGGAAGATTTTGAGCAAATTGCAAGAACTTTTAAAGATTTAGGTACAAGGTTAATTGTGGTTATAACAAATGATGCGTGGTTTAGCCATACACCTACATTTCATCTGTTTTACAGAGATGATTTTTATAGGGCTATTGAGAATAATATATACATAGCACGTTGTGCAAATACAGGGTTTAGTATGATTGTAAACCCATCTGGCAAAATGATTGCGAGTCTAAAACCCTATACTGTTGGAATACTAAAAGCGAAAATTACATTTAATGATGAAGATGCAACAGTATTTGATGGGTTTGGACACTATTTTACACTAATTAATCTAATTTTTACTGGAATTTTACTTTTAATATTTATTTTTAGAAAGAAAAAGGCAGCTTAA